From Lolium perenne isolate Kyuss_39 chromosome 5, Kyuss_2.0, whole genome shotgun sequence, a single genomic window includes:
- the LOC127298557 gene encoding uncharacterized protein isoform X2 codes for MKYFEKEHGSGPQSSEGSKSGLGEAGSNSGLGEAHPCEGSNSGLGETSPDFSGASFSLDDNEINAYNGILNIQAPDFTTVMAIVHGEGYWTDVAWYFQDSDFVTLLNFMNSLGPETVEDEDFLDFANVVSFANSLGKESDEEDDMVRVLLNVDDVSEEL; via the exons GTAGCGGACCACAATCTTCTGAAGGCTCGAAGTCGGGTCTTGGTGAGGCAGGCTCGAACTCTGGTCTTGGTGAGGCACATCCTTGTGAGGGCTCGAACTCCGGTCTTGGCGAG ACAAGCCCTGACTTCAGTGGTGCCAGTTTCTCGTTGGATGACAACGAGATCAACGCCTACAACGGCATCCTGAACATCCAAGCGCCTGACTTCACCACCGTCATGGCGATTGTGCACGGCGAAGGGTACTGGACCGATGTTGCGTGGTACTTCCAGGACTCTGACTTCGTGACTCTCCTCAACTTCATGAACAGCCTCGGGCCGGAGACCGTCGAGGACGAGGACTTTCTTGACTTTGCCAACGTCGTGAGCTTCGCGAACAGCCTCGGGAAGGAGTCCGACGAAGAAGACGACATGGTCAGGGTGTTGCTGAATGTGGATGATGTTTCGGAAGAATTGTGA
- the LOC127298557 gene encoding uncharacterized protein isoform X1, translated as MGYEGLEPVALSMSQGSGPQSSEGSKSGLGEAGSNSGLGEAHPCEGSNSGLGETSPDFSGASFSLDDNEINAYNGILNIQAPDFTTVMAIVHGEGYWTDVAWYFQDSDFVTLLNFMNSLGPETVEDEDFLDFANVVSFANSLGKESDEEDDMVRVLLNVDDVSEEL; from the exons GTAGCGGACCACAATCTTCTGAAGGCTCGAAGTCGGGTCTTGGTGAGGCAGGCTCGAACTCTGGTCTTGGTGAGGCACATCCTTGTGAGGGCTCGAACTCCGGTCTTGGCGAG ACAAGCCCTGACTTCAGTGGTGCCAGTTTCTCGTTGGATGACAACGAGATCAACGCCTACAACGGCATCCTGAACATCCAAGCGCCTGACTTCACCACCGTCATGGCGATTGTGCACGGCGAAGGGTACTGGACCGATGTTGCGTGGTACTTCCAGGACTCTGACTTCGTGACTCTCCTCAACTTCATGAACAGCCTCGGGCCGGAGACCGTCGAGGACGAGGACTTTCTTGACTTTGCCAACGTCGTGAGCTTCGCGAACAGCCTCGGGAAGGAGTCCGACGAAGAAGACGACATGGTCAGGGTGTTGCTGAATGTGGATGATGTTTCGGAAGAATTGTGA